A single region of the Vagococcus teuberi genome encodes:
- a CDS encoding transposase: MKKAYHFIQELKYAYRTNDYVLFLELCSRIPVELSKYFRDKFKIFSKFSQGVMNVFKYSYSNGFLEGINNKIKVIKLVAYGYRNFLLFKRRIFLIQNQVFQVK, translated from the coding sequence ATTAAAAAAGCGTATCATTTTATCCAAGAATTGAAGTATGCTTATAGAACCAATGATTATGTCTTATTTTTAGAGTTATGTTCAAGGATACCTGTTGAATTATCAAAGTATTTTAGAGATAAATTCAAGATATTTAGTAAGTTCTCCCAAGGAGTCATGAATGTCTTTAAATACTCCTATTCAAATGGTTTCTTAGAAGGCATTAATAATAAAATTAAAGTGATTAAACTGGTGGCCTATGGCTATCGAAACTTTCTATTATTCAAACGACGTATCTTTTTGATTCAAAATCAAGTTTTTCAGGTTAAATAA
- the rpmG gene encoding 50S ribosomal protein L33, with protein sequence MRVNITLECTECKERNYLSNKNKRNNPERLEVKKYCPRERKVTLHRETK encoded by the coding sequence ATGCGCGTAAATATTACTTTAGAATGTACAGAATGTAAAGAAAGAAACTATCTTTCAAACAAAAACAAACGTAACAATCCTGAACGTTTAGAAGTTAAAAAATATTGTCCACGTGAACGTAAAGTGACGTTACACCGTGAAACAAAATAA
- a CDS encoding penicillin-binding transpeptidase domain-containing protein — protein MNQRNKGKFLSSKNKQTKKTKSHVPIRLDILFFIVFILFTMLIVKLSDLQIKNQEKYKNIVASGQKKIVEENAPRGYIYDSKGNILVGNKATQAILFTRSAGMNANDIRKVSQDIVKLIDIEPDKLTERDKKDYWLANPDNLAKAQKRLTVSDKVSSNGQELSNSDLYAKTVDKVNDDEINFDEQQMKEASVFKRINSAAALQPVTIKNDNVTPEEIAKVGENTAAISGLSAGTDWKRDYPEKDQIRSILGTVSTEKQGLPEDEIDEYLKKGYQRNDRVGLSYLEKSYEDTLKGKKGQSEVVTDKNQKIVSKTEVKASEKGDNLMLTINLDFQRKVEEIAKRQFESLEQAGKATYSPGVYVVVTDPNNGDVLSMVGLSKDPDTGELIDDSLGTINKAFVPGSSIKAATVMAGYENGIIKGNQTMVDEPLVFSDGTTKSSLFNHYSSIPLTTEQALEVSSNVYMMRIALGMMGVEYSPGMSLPMDISVFDKLRKTYEEFGLGTKTGIDIPQESVGVLNTNYKDKNGNFLPGIMANALDLSFGNYEAYTPMQLAQYVSTIANGGTRYAPHVVKGIYGNGDNGDLGKEKELIEPKVMNKIEGKENEFEIIQEGMYQVVNGSMGTGTVLQGASLPIAAKTGTAETFAVDPKTNKTISVINSTIVGYAPYNDPKVAVSVMIPQISDDDMATNRLILKEVINAYNEEYNKQ, from the coding sequence ATGAATCAAAGAAATAAGGGCAAATTTTTATCTAGTAAAAATAAACAAACAAAGAAAACAAAATCTCATGTTCCAATTCGACTAGATATTTTGTTTTTTATTGTGTTTATTTTGTTTACGATGTTAATAGTAAAATTGTCTGATTTGCAAATTAAAAATCAAGAAAAATACAAAAACATTGTCGCAAGTGGGCAAAAGAAAATAGTAGAAGAGAATGCACCTAGGGGGTATATTTATGACTCGAAAGGAAATATTTTAGTCGGAAATAAAGCAACACAGGCAATTCTTTTTACACGATCTGCTGGAATGAACGCAAATGATATTAGAAAAGTAAGTCAAGACATCGTTAAATTGATTGATATTGAGCCAGATAAACTAACTGAGCGTGATAAAAAAGATTATTGGTTAGCTAATCCAGATAACCTAGCAAAAGCCCAGAAACGATTAACCGTTAGTGATAAAGTAAGTTCTAATGGCCAAGAGTTATCTAATAGTGATTTATACGCAAAAACAGTGGATAAAGTCAATGATGATGAAATAAACTTTGATGAACAGCAAATGAAAGAAGCATCTGTTTTTAAACGAATCAATTCAGCGGCAGCTTTACAACCAGTGACCATTAAAAATGATAATGTCACGCCCGAAGAAATTGCTAAGGTAGGGGAAAATACAGCTGCTATTTCAGGATTATCAGCTGGAACAGATTGGAAAAGAGATTATCCAGAAAAAGACCAAATTCGTTCGATTTTAGGAACAGTTTCAACAGAAAAACAAGGATTACCTGAAGATGAGATTGATGAATACCTTAAAAAAGGGTATCAAAGAAATGATCGTGTTGGGCTAAGTTACCTAGAAAAATCTTATGAAGATACTTTAAAAGGTAAAAAAGGTCAATCAGAAGTTGTGACAGATAAAAATCAAAAAATAGTTTCTAAAACAGAGGTTAAGGCAAGTGAAAAAGGCGATAACTTAATGCTAACGATTAATTTAGATTTCCAAAGAAAAGTGGAAGAAATTGCTAAGCGTCAGTTTGAGTCATTGGAGCAAGCAGGTAAAGCAACTTATTCACCAGGGGTATATGTTGTGGTAACAGACCCGAATAATGGTGATGTGTTGTCGATGGTCGGATTAAGTAAAGACCCAGATACAGGGGAATTAATTGATGATTCGCTTGGAACAATTAATAAAGCGTTTGTTCCAGGCTCGTCAATTAAAGCAGCAACCGTTATGGCAGGATATGAGAATGGTATCATAAAAGGTAATCAAACAATGGTCGACGAACCACTCGTATTTAGTGATGGCACAACTAAATCATCACTATTTAATCACTATTCTTCTATACCTTTGACAACTGAACAAGCACTTGAAGTGTCTTCAAATGTTTATATGATGCGTATTGCATTAGGAATGATGGGGGTTGAGTACTCACCAGGAATGTCGTTACCAATGGATATTAGTGTGTTTGATAAGTTGCGTAAAACATATGAAGAATTCGGTCTTGGTACCAAAACAGGTATTGATATTCCACAAGAATCGGTGGGTGTACTAAACACAAACTACAAAGATAAAAATGGAAACTTTTTACCAGGCATTATGGCAAATGCTCTTGATTTATCTTTTGGTAACTATGAAGCTTATACTCCAATGCAGTTAGCTCAATATGTGTCTACTATTGCAAATGGTGGTACACGTTACGCGCCACATGTTGTGAAAGGTATTTATGGCAATGGCGATAATGGTGATTTAGGAAAAGAAAAAGAATTAATAGAGCCAAAAGTAATGAATAAGATTGAAGGAAAAGAAAACGAATTTGAGATTATTCAAGAAGGAATGTATCAAGTAGTTAACGGGTCAATGGGAACAGGAACTGTTTTACAGGGTGCTAGTCTTCCGATTGCTGCTAAAACAGGTACTGCTGAAACCTTTGCAGTAGATCCTAAAACGAATAAAACGATTTCCGTTATTAATAGTACTATTGTTGGGTATGCCCCATATAATGATCCAAAAGTAGCAGTTAGCGTGATGATTCCTCAAATTAGTGATGATGACATGGCGACAAATAGGTTAATACTAAAAGAAGTTATTAATGCCTATAATGAAGAGTATAATAAACAATAA
- a CDS encoding dihydrofolate reductase translates to MIAAIWAQDENGLIGKDDKLPWYLPDDLQFFKQMTENNTIVMGRKTFEGMGKNLLPNRQTIVLTSDQSYDGNGAIVMHSVDDVLKYAEEFDGITFITGGGEIYKTFLPYTDVLYRTLIQSTFEGDTYFPYIDWGEWNIVSTSEGSVNDDNPFPHDFETYQRHQK, encoded by the coding sequence ATGATAGCAGCAATATGGGCTCAAGATGAAAATGGATTAATTGGGAAAGATGACAAACTACCCTGGTATTTGCCAGATGACTTACAATTTTTCAAACAAATGACAGAAAACAACACAATTGTTATGGGACGTAAAACGTTTGAAGGAATGGGTAAAAATCTATTACCTAATCGTCAAACCATTGTGTTAACATCAGACCAATCTTATGATGGAAATGGTGCGATTGTCATGCATTCGGTAGATGATGTATTGAAATATGCTGAAGAATTTGATGGGATTACTTTTATCACTGGTGGTGGTGAGATTTATAAAACATTCTTACCTTACACTGATGTATTATATCGTACATTGATTCAATCGACATTTGAAGGGGATACTTATTTTCCTTATATTGATTGGGGAGAGTGGAATATTGTCAGTACTAGCGAAGGCTCTGTTAACGATGATAATCCATTCCCACATGATTTTGAGACATACCAACGCCACCAAAAATGA
- a CDS encoding thymidylate synthase codes for MEESYLALGREILTKGHEKTDRTGTGTKSLFGYQMRFDLSKGFPLLTTKRVPFSLVKSELLWFLKGDTNIKYLIENNNHIWDEWAFERYVKSEDYKGPDMTDFGRRCLVDDAFNEVYQKETTLFIENILHDDEFAKKYGELGNIYGSQWRRWKTSTGDTIDQLRDVIDMIRTTPDSRRLIVSAWNPEDVPSMALPPCHTLFQFYVADGKLSCQLYQRSADVFLGVPFNIASYALLTHLIAHETNLEVGEFVHTLGDAHLYSNHIEQMTEQLSRKQRELPTLWLNKEKQSVFDFDMDDIKIEGYQPHPSIKAPIAV; via the coding sequence ATGGAAGAATCATATTTAGCATTAGGCCGAGAAATATTAACAAAAGGACACGAAAAAACTGATCGAACTGGTACTGGAACCAAAAGTCTTTTCGGGTATCAAATGCGTTTTGATTTAAGTAAAGGATTTCCCTTACTCACAACAAAACGTGTGCCATTCTCACTAGTAAAAAGTGAATTATTATGGTTTTTAAAAGGTGATACTAACATCAAATACCTTATAGAAAATAATAATCATATTTGGGATGAATGGGCATTTGAGAGATATGTCAAAAGTGAAGACTACAAAGGACCCGATATGACCGATTTTGGTCGTCGTTGTTTAGTGGATGACGCGTTTAATGAAGTCTATCAAAAAGAGACGACCCTGTTTATCGAAAACATATTACATGACGATGAATTTGCCAAGAAATATGGTGAGTTGGGAAATATTTATGGTTCTCAATGGCGACGATGGAAAACATCAACAGGTGACACAATTGATCAATTAAGAGATGTCATCGACATGATTCGTACCACGCCTGACTCAAGACGTTTGATTGTCTCAGCGTGGAATCCAGAAGACGTGCCATCAATGGCTTTGCCACCTTGTCATACTTTATTCCAATTTTATGTAGCAGATGGAAAATTGAGTTGTCAATTGTATCAACGTAGTGCAGACGTCTTTTTAGGTGTTCCGTTTAATATTGCAAGTTATGCTTTATTAACCCATTTAATTGCACATGAAACAAATCTTGAAGTGGGAGAGTTTGTTCATACATTAGGGGATGCTCATCTGTACAGTAATCATATAGAGCAAATGACAGAACAACTTTCAAGAAAACAAAGAGAGTTACCAACACTTTGGTTAAATAAAGAAAAACAATCAGTGTTTGATTTTGACATGGATGATATCAAGATTGAAGGATACCAGCCACATCCAAGTATAAAGGCACCGATTGCGGTGTAG
- the hpf gene encoding ribosome hibernation-promoting factor, HPF/YfiA family — MFRYNVRGENIEVTQAIREYVEKKIGKLEKYFTNVPESTAHVNLKVYSDKNAKVEVTIPLPYLVLRAEETSPDLYGSIDLVVDKLERQIRKYKTKINRKSRETALDVTKELVFAPNDSTEKMDEPSLEIVRTKRLSLKPMDSEEAVLQMNMLGHNFFIFEDAETNGTSIVYKRKDGKYGLIETN; from the coding sequence ATGTTTAGATACAATGTAAGAGGCGAGAACATTGAAGTTACTCAAGCCATAAGAGAATATGTAGAGAAAAAAATTGGCAAATTAGAAAAATATTTTACAAATGTGCCTGAATCAACAGCACATGTGAATTTAAAAGTTTATTCTGATAAAAATGCTAAAGTGGAAGTAACTATTCCATTACCATATCTTGTATTAAGAGCTGAAGAAACCTCTCCAGATTTATATGGAAGTATTGATTTAGTTGTCGATAAATTAGAACGACAAATTAGAAAGTATAAAACAAAAATTAACCGTAAATCAAGAGAAACAGCTTTAGATGTAACAAAAGAATTGGTATTTGCTCCGAATGATTCTACAGAAAAAATGGACGAACCAAGTTTAGAAATTGTTCGTACAAAACGTTTATCATTAAAACCTATGGATAGCGAAGAAGCTGTATTACAAATGAACATGTTAGGTCACAACTTCTTTATATTTGAAGATGCTGAAACAAATGGAACCAGCATCGTTTACAAACGTAAAGATGGCAAATATGGCTTAATTGAAACAAACTAA
- a CDS encoding ComF family protein, with the protein MTTSIACCESCKDKFTPIETGQCGQCQYCDGESKTKVCIDCQYWQAQGMILEPHIALFKYDDTMSDFMSQYKFQGNQSLAAVFSEDIKNRLSELSYDMVIPMPLSKKRHLDRGFNQVALLLDEAKIDYQLILKKSKHHKKQSAKSRQDRLKTSMFFNISKKDTHSVDGKVIVLVDDVYTTGNTMMQAKRYLMDKKAKKVITFSLAR; encoded by the coding sequence ATGACAACATCTATAGCCTGCTGTGAATCATGTAAAGATAAGTTTACGCCAATAGAGACAGGACAATGTGGACAATGTCAGTACTGTGATGGTGAGAGTAAGACAAAGGTTTGTATAGATTGTCAGTATTGGCAAGCTCAAGGTATGATATTAGAACCGCATATCGCCTTATTTAAGTATGACGATACTATGAGTGACTTTATGTCGCAATATAAGTTTCAAGGCAATCAATCGCTTGCTGCTGTCTTTAGTGAGGATATCAAAAACAGATTGAGTGAATTGTCGTATGATATGGTAATTCCCATGCCATTATCAAAAAAGCGTCATTTAGACAGAGGGTTTAATCAAGTGGCTTTGTTACTAGATGAGGCAAAGATTGACTATCAGTTAATCTTAAAAAAATCAAAACATCATAAAAAACAATCAGCTAAATCACGACAGGATAGACTTAAAACTAGTATGTTTTTTAACATATCAAAAAAAGATACTCATAGCGTTGATGGAAAAGTGATTGTTTTGGTAGACGATGTGTATACGACTGGAAACACGATGATGCAAGCAAAACGTTATCTTATGGATAAAAAGGCTAAAAAAGTCATAACGTTTTCTTTAGCAAGATGA
- a CDS encoding helicase-related protein, with translation MLFPLIEKALTDGKIIGIATPRIDVCLELFPRLQAAFPSIKSNLLYGKSKQEFDGASLVICTTHQLMRFFHYFDILVIDEADAFPYVNSAELQYATKNALVKQGMMVFLTATSNKNLENYQNTTRSVVSRRFHGRDLPVPNTFYCPKLSTQLRKGTLPKKLIQTIDKQTHPLIVFFPDISLMLDSYNVLKKRWPDKQMGVVYASSKTREETVEKMRRGELDILLSTTILERGVTFHCISVMVVCADHRVFNRATLIQIAGRVGRSRDSAVGKVLFLHEGKTTAIKQAIKEIKQMNRRSPL, from the coding sequence ATGTTGTTTCCCTTAATCGAAAAAGCTTTAACAGACGGTAAGATAATAGGTATCGCTACGCCAAGGATAGACGTGTGCTTAGAATTATTCCCTCGATTACAAGCGGCTTTTCCATCAATTAAAAGTAATTTGTTATACGGCAAGTCTAAACAGGAATTTGATGGTGCGTCACTCGTTATTTGTACCACACATCAATTGATGCGATTTTTTCATTATTTTGATATTTTAGTGATTGATGAAGCTGATGCCTTTCCTTATGTCAATTCAGCTGAATTACAATATGCTACGAAGAATGCCTTGGTAAAACAGGGAATGATGGTTTTTTTGACTGCAACGAGTAATAAGAATCTAGAAAATTATCAAAATACAACTAGAAGTGTGGTTTCAAGACGATTTCATGGTAGAGATTTGCCTGTACCTAACACGTTTTACTGCCCAAAATTGTCAACTCAGTTAAGAAAAGGAACACTGCCTAAAAAGTTAATTCAAACAATAGATAAGCAAACACATCCACTGATTGTATTTTTTCCTGATATTTCATTGATGTTAGATAGTTATAATGTGTTAAAAAAGAGATGGCCGGACAAACAAATGGGTGTTGTCTATGCGTCCTCTAAAACAAGAGAAGAAACTGTCGAAAAAATGCGACGAGGTGAGCTTGATATACTACTGAGCACTACGATTTTAGAGCGTGGTGTCACCTTTCACTGTATTTCTGTGATGGTGGTGTGTGCGGATCATCGTGTGTTTAACCGCGCGACATTAATTCAAATTGCAGGACGAGTGGGACGAAGCAGGGATTCAGCAGTTGGTAAGGTGCTGTTCTTACACGAAGGAAAAACGACGGCGATAAAACAAGCTATAAAAGAGATCAAGCAGATGAATAGGCGGTCACCATTATGA
- a CDS encoding alpha/beta fold hydrolase, whose amino-acid sequence MKKTFVIESLDGNTDLNGIVWYPSTKKPKAILQIVHGMAEYIERYAPLAEYLASHNILVIGHDHLGHGESVDMDDPLHGFFCEGDSASIVVEDTFQITQYAKSRYPDTPLFILGHSMGSFVVRNYLKKYSHLVKGAILMGTTSRRNNVKMALKLAKGLNTVSPRTKNPALDKLMFGSYNQSFKPAHSPYSWLSKNPENVENYEKDDRCGFIFTNNGYYTLLSLVHGATKKHWYNTIQRDLPILIISGEKDPVGNYGKGPRKVALELSDNYFKDVTLRLYHDLRHEILNEKESLDVTLDIYDWVSHRL is encoded by the coding sequence ATGAAGAAAACATTTGTTATTGAATCTTTAGATGGAAACACTGATTTAAATGGGATAGTTTGGTACCCATCAACGAAAAAACCTAAGGCAATTTTGCAAATTGTTCATGGCATGGCTGAATATATCGAGCGATATGCCCCACTTGCAGAATATTTAGCTTCACATAATATCCTTGTCATTGGTCACGATCACTTAGGTCATGGTGAATCAGTTGATATGGATGATCCTTTACATGGATTTTTCTGTGAGGGCGATAGTGCCTCTATCGTGGTGGAAGATACCTTCCAAATTACTCAATACGCTAAAAGTCGTTACCCTGATACACCTTTATTTATTTTAGGGCACAGCATGGGATCATTTGTAGTGCGAAATTACTTAAAAAAATATTCCCATCTAGTAAAAGGTGCTATCTTAATGGGAACTACAAGCAGACGAAATAATGTTAAAATGGCATTGAAATTAGCTAAAGGATTAAATACAGTCTCTCCTAGAACGAAAAATCCGGCCTTAGATAAATTAATGTTTGGCTCATACAACCAATCATTTAAACCAGCTCACTCACCTTATAGTTGGTTATCAAAAAATCCGGAAAATGTTGAAAACTACGAAAAAGATGACCGATGTGGCTTTATTTTCACCAATAACGGCTACTACACTCTTTTAAGTTTAGTTCACGGTGCCACAAAAAAACATTGGTACAATACGATTCAACGTGACTTACCTATTTTAATTATAAGCGGAGAAAAAGATCCAGTTGGAAACTATGGTAAAGGACCTAGAAAAGTCGCACTTGAATTAAGTGACAACTATTTTAAAGACGTAACACTTCGTCTATATCATGACTTACGACATGAAATACTGAATGAAAAAGAATCCCTTGATGTCACACTAGACATTTATGATTGGGTGTCTCACAGACTATAG
- a CDS encoding YigZ family protein yields the protein MLSNYYTIKQDGDYEIVIKKSSFICHLRRINNEDEAKEHIQQIKKEHWKANHNCVAYVLGDNQEIQRSSDDGEPSGTAGVPMLEVLKIKELRNVLAVVTRYFGGTKLGAGGLIRAYSSSVSEAIEHVGLVEGKLQQEMIITVDYSSHGKLEHFLSNHPEYTLCNTQFSDTVTLYIMIDEKNVQLFEEKLTNLLNAQYSSQKGRLDYFEMPINKS from the coding sequence ATGCTATCAAATTACTATACCATAAAACAAGACGGTGATTATGAAATCGTCATAAAAAAATCATCCTTTATTTGTCATTTAAGACGCATTAACAATGAAGATGAAGCAAAAGAACACATACAACAAATAAAAAAAGAGCATTGGAAAGCCAATCACAATTGCGTGGCTTATGTTTTAGGCGACAATCAGGAAATTCAACGTTCAAGTGACGATGGTGAGCCAAGTGGTACAGCAGGTGTCCCAATGCTTGAAGTCCTTAAAATTAAAGAGCTACGTAACGTGTTAGCAGTTGTAACACGTTACTTTGGTGGAACAAAACTTGGTGCTGGTGGCTTAATTCGTGCGTATAGTTCTTCTGTTTCCGAAGCCATTGAACACGTAGGTCTTGTCGAAGGAAAACTCCAACAAGAAATGATTATTACGGTGGATTATTCCTCTCACGGAAAATTAGAACACTTTTTAAGTAATCACCCTGAGTACACTCTATGTAACACACAATTTAGCGATACTGTGACTCTATACATTATGATTGATGAAAAAAATGTTCAACTGTTTGAAGAAAAATTAACTAATTTACTTAATGCTCAATATTCATCCCAAAAAGGGAGACTTGATTATTTTGAGATGCCAATAAATAAATCCTAG
- a CDS encoding GntR family transcriptional regulator: MTPKLPVYIQIHDKIKQEIEDGIWKIGDRLPSERELSEVFGVSRMTLRQAIQTLADEGILERKIGSGTYIARQKVQETMIGTTSFSDIVRSQGSKPSSQTLSYFVTAPSSSEMEKLGLTKDQKILKMERIRYSDDIPICFEVASIPHHLIEDFSKEEITRSLYNVLASQGHHVIGKSSQTISALNASEKIAHYLELKKGDAVLRLRQVSYFDNGTPFEYVRSQYAGERFEFYLEK, encoded by the coding sequence ATGACTCCAAAGTTGCCTGTTTATATTCAGATACATGATAAAATTAAACAAGAAATTGAAGACGGTATCTGGAAGATTGGGGACAGATTACCTTCTGAGAGGGAATTATCTGAAGTATTTGGTGTCAGTCGCATGACACTTCGACAAGCTATCCAAACGTTAGCAGATGAGGGGATATTAGAGCGAAAAATTGGCTCAGGAACTTATATAGCTAGACAAAAAGTTCAAGAGACGATGATTGGAACAACAAGCTTTTCAGATATCGTACGCTCGCAAGGAAGCAAACCATCAAGCCAAACATTATCTTATTTTGTCACTGCACCTAGTTCTAGCGAGATGGAAAAATTAGGTTTAACAAAAGATCAAAAAATATTGAAGATGGAGCGAATTCGTTATTCAGATGATATTCCGATTTGCTTTGAAGTAGCCAGTATTCCCCATCATTTGATTGAGGATTTTAGTAAAGAAGAGATAACACGCTCGCTTTATAACGTACTGGCTAGTCAAGGGCATCATGTGATTGGTAAATCGTCTCAAACAATATCGGCACTCAATGCATCAGAAAAAATTGCGCATTACTTAGAGCTTAAAAAAGGCGATGCGGTATTGCGTTTACGCCAAGTGTCTTACTTTGACAATGGGACACCGTTTGAATACGTGCGAAGCCAGTATGCAGGTGAACGATTTGAATTTTACTTAGAAAAATAA
- a CDS encoding DUF2969 family protein, with protein MKKNKPVEVEIKEVNGHDELLIGKKVIGKVAKTADEKFQVETTDGILGVFKSQDDAYEEVLKHWNLNN; from the coding sequence ATGAAAAAAAATAAACCTGTTGAAGTTGAAATTAAAGAAGTAAACGGTCACGATGAGTTATTAATTGGTAAAAAAGTGATTGGTAAAGTAGCTAAAACTGCTGATGAAAAATTTCAAGTAGAAACAACAGATGGCATCCTTGGAGTATTTAAGTCACAAGATGATGCGTATGAAGAAGTTTTGAAACATTGGAATTTAAATAATTAA
- a CDS encoding CBS domain-containing protein: protein MLVKDYMSTKVITISPETPVFQAMDLMKQKNIHRLPVVKDDQLVGLVTEGTIQEAMPSKATSLSVYEVNYLLNKMTVADVMIKDVHTIKADEFIEEAIKIMREHNIGVLPVIDDKNIIKGIITSTDAFDAFLAITGYGEDGTRVAVSIKDDHPGVLADLTKVLAENQFNIVQIVVYRKQSDVIIVIQIVEKGSEKLKNTLESNNYDWLLCLETKRS, encoded by the coding sequence ATGTTAGTAAAAGACTATATGTCAACAAAAGTGATTACGATTTCCCCTGAAACACCTGTTTTTCAAGCGATGGACTTAATGAAACAAAAAAACATTCACCGTTTGCCAGTTGTAAAAGATGATCAATTAGTTGGATTGGTCACTGAAGGAACAATTCAAGAAGCAATGCCGTCAAAAGCAACCAGCTTAAGTGTATATGAAGTGAATTACTTGTTAAATAAAATGACTGTAGCTGATGTGATGATTAAAGACGTTCACACTATCAAGGCCGATGAGTTTATTGAAGAAGCCATCAAAATTATGCGTGAGCACAATATCGGTGTATTACCAGTCATTGATGATAAAAATATTATTAAAGGGATTATCACAAGTACCGACGCGTTTGATGCTTTCCTAGCGATTACAGGATACGGAGAAGATGGCACACGGGTGGCTGTTTCGATTAAAGACGATCATCCAGGTGTGTTGGCTGATTTAACTAAAGTATTAGCAGAAAATCAGTTTAATATCGTACAAATTGTGGTTTACAGAAAACAAAGTGACGTGATTATTGTGATACAAATTGTTGAAAAAGGTTCAGAAAAACTAAAAAATACGTTAGAATCAAACAATTATGATTGGTTGCTGTGTTTAGAAACAAAGAGAAGCTAA
- a CDS encoding ABC transporter ATP-binding protein, which produces MLKVENLSVHYGMIQAVKDVSFEVNKGEIVSLIGANGAGKTTILKSLSGLVKPSGGSMIFNNEDLTKKSAPAIVKSGLVQVPEGRHIFAGMTVMENLELGGFIHNNHDEKKEILDYIFETFPILKERLKQDAATLSGGEQQMLAMGRALMTKPDLLLLDEPSMGLAPIFIREIFNIIERINKQGTTILLIEQNANMALKLSDRGYVLETGQVVLKGSGKELLESDEVQKAYLGG; this is translated from the coding sequence ATGTTAAAAGTTGAAAATTTATCGGTGCATTATGGCATGATTCAGGCAGTAAAAGATGTGTCTTTTGAAGTAAATAAGGGTGAAATCGTCAGTTTAATTGGGGCTAACGGAGCTGGTAAAACGACTATTTTAAAAAGTTTATCAGGTTTAGTAAAACCTTCAGGTGGTTCGATGATATTTAATAATGAAGATCTAACGAAAAAATCAGCTCCGGCTATTGTAAAAAGTGGTTTAGTCCAAGTGCCAGAAGGTCGTCATATTTTTGCGGGGATGACGGTTATGGAGAACTTGGAGCTTGGTGGCTTTATTCATAATAATCATGATGAGAAAAAAGAAATTTTAGATTATATTTTTGAGACATTCCCTATATTGAAAGAAAGATTAAAACAAGATGCCGCAACACTTTCAGGTGGAGAACAACAAATGCTTGCTATGGGGCGAGCGTTGATGACGAAACCTGATTTACTTTTACTTGACGAACCATCAATGGGACTAGCGCCAATTTTTATCCGTGAGATTTTTAATATTATCGAACGTATCAATAAGCAAGGAACAACCATTCTTTTGATCGAACAAAATGCCAATATGGCGTTGAAACTTTCTGATAGAGGGTATGTATTAGAAACAGGTCAAGTTGTGCTTAAAGGAAGCGGTAAAGAGTTATTAGAGAGTGATGAAGTACAGAAAGCATATTTAGGAGGATAG